In one window of Mesoplodon densirostris isolate mMesDen1 chromosome 4, mMesDen1 primary haplotype, whole genome shotgun sequence DNA:
- the PARP6 gene encoding protein mono-ADP-ribosyltransferase PARP6 isoform X5: MDIKGQFWNDDDSEGDNESEEFLYGVQGSCAADLYRHPQLDADIEAVKEIYSENSVSIREYGTIDDVDIDLHINISFLDEEVSTAWKVLRTEPIVLRLRFSLSQYLDGPEPSIEVFQPSNKEGFGLGLQLKKILGMFTSQQWKHLSNDFLKTQQEKRHSWFKASGTIKKFRAGLSIFSPIPKSPSFPIIQDSMLKGKLGVPELRVGRLMNRSISCTMKNPKVEVFGYPPSPQAGLQCPQHVGLPPPAWTSPLVSGHCKNIPTLEYGFLVQIMKYAEQRIPTLNEYCVVCDEQHVFQNGSMLKPAVCTRELCVFSFYTLGVMSGAAEEVATGAEVVDLLVAMCRAALESPRKSIIFEPYPSVVDPTDPKTLAFNPKKKNYERLQKALDSVMSIREMTQGSYLEIKKQMDKLDPLAHPLLQWIISSNRSHIVKLPLSRQLKFMHTSHQFLLLSSPPAKEARFRTAKKLYGSTFAFHGSHIENWHSILRNGLVNASYTKLQEWEKDSTGCPPRTSWSRDITE; the protein is encoded by the exons ATG GACATCAAAGGCCAGTTCTGGAATGATGATGATTCGGAGGGAGATAATGAATCAGAGGAATTTCTCTATGGAGTTCAG GGGAGCTGTGCAGCTGACTTATATCGACACCCACAGCTCGATGCAGACATTGAAGCAGTGAAGGAGATCTACAGTGAAAACTCTGTATCCATCAG AGAATATGGAACTATTGATGACGTGGACATTGACCTCCACATCAACATCAGCTTCCTCGAT GAGGAAGTTTCTACAGCCTGGAAGGTCCTCCGGACAGAACCTATTGTGTTGAGGCTGCGATTTTCGCTCTCCCAGTACCTTGATGGACCGG AACCATCAATTGAGGTTTTCCAGCCATCAAATAAGGAAGGATTTGGGCTGGGTCTTCAGTTGAAAAA GATCCTGGGTATGTTTACATCCCAACAATGGAAACATCTCAGCAACGATTTCTTAAAGACCCAGCAGGAGAAGAGGCACAGCTGGTTCAAGGCAAGTGGTACCATCAAGAAGTTCCGAGCTGGCCTCAGCATCTTCTCACCCATCCCCAA GTCCCCGAGTTTCCCTATCATACAGGACTCCATGCTGAAAGGCAAACTGGGTGTACCAGAGCTTCGAGTTGGACGCCTCATGAACCGTTCCATCTCCTGCACCATGAAGAACCCCAAAGTAGAGGTGTTTGGCtaccctcccagcccccaggcagGTCTCCAGTGCCCCCAGCACGTgggcctccctcccccagcaTGGACCTCTCCTTTG GTCAGTGGTCACTGCAAAAACATCCCCACTCTGGAATATGGATTCCTTGTCCAG ATCATGAAATATGCAGAGCAGAGGATTCCAACATTGAATGAGTACTGCGTGGTGTGTGATGAGCAGCATGTCTTCCAGAATGGGTCCATGCTCAAG CCAGCCGTCTGTACTCGTGAACTGTGCGTTTTCTCCTTCTACACCTTGGGAGTCATGTCCGGAGCTGCAGAGGAGGTGGCCACTGGAGCAGAG GTGGTGGATCTGCTGGTGGCCATGTGTAGAGCAGCTTTGGAGTCCCCTAGAAAGAGCATCATCTTTGAGCCTTATCCCTCTGTGGTGGACCCCACTGATCCCAAGACTCTGGCCTTTAATCCTAAG AAGAAGAATTATGAGCGACTTCAGAAAGCTCTGGATAGTGTGATGTCCATCCGGGAGATGACCCAG GGCTCATATCTGGAAATCAAGAAGCAGATGGACAAGCTGGATCCCCTGGCCCATCCTCTTCTGCAGTG GATCATCTCTAGTAACAGGTCACACATTGTCAAACTACCTCTCAGCAGG CAGCTGAAGTTCATGCACACCTCACACCAGTTCCTCCTGCTGAGCAGCCCTCCCGCCAAGGAGGCTCGGTTCCGGACCGCCAAGAAGCTCTATGGCAGCACCTTTGCCTTCCA TGGGTCCCACATTGAGAACTGGCATTCGATCCTGCGCAATGGGCTGGTCAATGCATCCTACACCAAGCTGCAG
- the PARP6 gene encoding protein mono-ADP-ribosyltransferase PARP6 isoform X6: MDIKGQFWNDDDSEGDNESEEFLYGVQGSCAADLYRHPQLDADIEAVKEIYSENSVSIREYGTIDDVDIDLHINISFLDEEVSTAWKVLRTEPIVLRLRFSLSQYLDGPEPSIEVFQPSNKEGFGLGLQLKKILGMFTSQQWKHLSNDFLKTQQEKRHSWFKASGTIKKFRAGLSIFSPIPKSPSFPIIQDSMLKGKLGVPELRVGRLMNRSISCTMKNPKVEVFGYPPSPQAGLQCPQHVGLPPPAWTSPLVSGHCKNIPTLEYGFLVQIMKYAEQRIPTLNEYCVVCDEQHVFQNGSMLKPAVCTRELCVFSFYTLGVMSGAAEEVATGAEVVDLLVAMCRAALESPRKSIIFEPYPSVVDPTDPKTLAFNPKKKNYERLQKALDSVMSIREMTQGSYLEIKKQMDKLDPLAHPLLQWIISSNRSHIVKLPLSRLKFMHTSHQFLLLSSPPAKEARFRTAKKLYGSTFAFHGSHIENWHSILRNGLVNASYTKLQEWEKDSTGCPPRTSWSRDITE, encoded by the exons ATG GACATCAAAGGCCAGTTCTGGAATGATGATGATTCGGAGGGAGATAATGAATCAGAGGAATTTCTCTATGGAGTTCAG GGGAGCTGTGCAGCTGACTTATATCGACACCCACAGCTCGATGCAGACATTGAAGCAGTGAAGGAGATCTACAGTGAAAACTCTGTATCCATCAG AGAATATGGAACTATTGATGACGTGGACATTGACCTCCACATCAACATCAGCTTCCTCGAT GAGGAAGTTTCTACAGCCTGGAAGGTCCTCCGGACAGAACCTATTGTGTTGAGGCTGCGATTTTCGCTCTCCCAGTACCTTGATGGACCGG AACCATCAATTGAGGTTTTCCAGCCATCAAATAAGGAAGGATTTGGGCTGGGTCTTCAGTTGAAAAA GATCCTGGGTATGTTTACATCCCAACAATGGAAACATCTCAGCAACGATTTCTTAAAGACCCAGCAGGAGAAGAGGCACAGCTGGTTCAAGGCAAGTGGTACCATCAAGAAGTTCCGAGCTGGCCTCAGCATCTTCTCACCCATCCCCAA GTCCCCGAGTTTCCCTATCATACAGGACTCCATGCTGAAAGGCAAACTGGGTGTACCAGAGCTTCGAGTTGGACGCCTCATGAACCGTTCCATCTCCTGCACCATGAAGAACCCCAAAGTAGAGGTGTTTGGCtaccctcccagcccccaggcagGTCTCCAGTGCCCCCAGCACGTgggcctccctcccccagcaTGGACCTCTCCTTTG GTCAGTGGTCACTGCAAAAACATCCCCACTCTGGAATATGGATTCCTTGTCCAG ATCATGAAATATGCAGAGCAGAGGATTCCAACATTGAATGAGTACTGCGTGGTGTGTGATGAGCAGCATGTCTTCCAGAATGGGTCCATGCTCAAG CCAGCCGTCTGTACTCGTGAACTGTGCGTTTTCTCCTTCTACACCTTGGGAGTCATGTCCGGAGCTGCAGAGGAGGTGGCCACTGGAGCAGAG GTGGTGGATCTGCTGGTGGCCATGTGTAGAGCAGCTTTGGAGTCCCCTAGAAAGAGCATCATCTTTGAGCCTTATCCCTCTGTGGTGGACCCCACTGATCCCAAGACTCTGGCCTTTAATCCTAAG AAGAAGAATTATGAGCGACTTCAGAAAGCTCTGGATAGTGTGATGTCCATCCGGGAGATGACCCAG GGCTCATATCTGGAAATCAAGAAGCAGATGGACAAGCTGGATCCCCTGGCCCATCCTCTTCTGCAGTG GATCATCTCTAGTAACAGGTCACACATTGTCAAACTACCTCTCAGCAGG CTGAAGTTCATGCACACCTCACACCAGTTCCTCCTGCTGAGCAGCCCTCCCGCCAAGGAGGCTCGGTTCCGGACCGCCAAGAAGCTCTATGGCAGCACCTTTGCCTTCCA TGGGTCCCACATTGAGAACTGGCATTCGATCCTGCGCAATGGGCTGGTCAATGCATCCTACACCAAGCTGCAG
- the PARP6 gene encoding protein mono-ADP-ribosyltransferase PARP6 isoform X7, translating into MDIKGQFWNDDDSEGDNESEEFLYGVQGSCAADLYRHPQLDADIEAVKEIYSENSVSIREYGTIDDVDIDLHINISFLDEEVSTAWKVLRTEPIVLRLRFSLSQYLDGPEPSIEVFQPSNKEGFGLGLQLKKILGMFTSQQWKHLSNDFLKTQQEKRHSWFKASGTIKKFRAGLSIFSPIPKSPSFPIIQDSMLKGKLGVPELRVGRLMNRSISCTMKNPKVEVFGYPPSPQVSGHCKNIPTLEYGFLVQIMKYAEQRIPTLNEYCVVCDEQHVFQNGSMLKPAVCTRELCVFSFYTLGVMSGAAEEVATGAEVVDLLVAMCRAALESPRKSIIFEPYPSVVDPTDPKTLAFNPKKKNYERLQKALDSVMSIREMTQGSYLEIKKQMDKLDPLAHPLLQWIISSNRSHIVKLPLSRLKFMHTSHQFLLLSSPPAKEARFRTAKKLYGSTFAFHGSHIENWHSILRNGLVNASYTKLQEWEKDSTGCPPRTSWSRDITE; encoded by the exons ATG GACATCAAAGGCCAGTTCTGGAATGATGATGATTCGGAGGGAGATAATGAATCAGAGGAATTTCTCTATGGAGTTCAG GGGAGCTGTGCAGCTGACTTATATCGACACCCACAGCTCGATGCAGACATTGAAGCAGTGAAGGAGATCTACAGTGAAAACTCTGTATCCATCAG AGAATATGGAACTATTGATGACGTGGACATTGACCTCCACATCAACATCAGCTTCCTCGAT GAGGAAGTTTCTACAGCCTGGAAGGTCCTCCGGACAGAACCTATTGTGTTGAGGCTGCGATTTTCGCTCTCCCAGTACCTTGATGGACCGG AACCATCAATTGAGGTTTTCCAGCCATCAAATAAGGAAGGATTTGGGCTGGGTCTTCAGTTGAAAAA GATCCTGGGTATGTTTACATCCCAACAATGGAAACATCTCAGCAACGATTTCTTAAAGACCCAGCAGGAGAAGAGGCACAGCTGGTTCAAGGCAAGTGGTACCATCAAGAAGTTCCGAGCTGGCCTCAGCATCTTCTCACCCATCCCCAA GTCCCCGAGTTTCCCTATCATACAGGACTCCATGCTGAAAGGCAAACTGGGTGTACCAGAGCTTCGAGTTGGACGCCTCATGAACCGTTCCATCTCCTGCACCATGAAGAACCCCAAAGTAGAGGTGTTTGGCtaccctcccagcccccag GTCAGTGGTCACTGCAAAAACATCCCCACTCTGGAATATGGATTCCTTGTCCAG ATCATGAAATATGCAGAGCAGAGGATTCCAACATTGAATGAGTACTGCGTGGTGTGTGATGAGCAGCATGTCTTCCAGAATGGGTCCATGCTCAAG CCAGCCGTCTGTACTCGTGAACTGTGCGTTTTCTCCTTCTACACCTTGGGAGTCATGTCCGGAGCTGCAGAGGAGGTGGCCACTGGAGCAGAG GTGGTGGATCTGCTGGTGGCCATGTGTAGAGCAGCTTTGGAGTCCCCTAGAAAGAGCATCATCTTTGAGCCTTATCCCTCTGTGGTGGACCCCACTGATCCCAAGACTCTGGCCTTTAATCCTAAG AAGAAGAATTATGAGCGACTTCAGAAAGCTCTGGATAGTGTGATGTCCATCCGGGAGATGACCCAG GGCTCATATCTGGAAATCAAGAAGCAGATGGACAAGCTGGATCCCCTGGCCCATCCTCTTCTGCAGTG GATCATCTCTAGTAACAGGTCACACATTGTCAAACTACCTCTCAGCAGG CTGAAGTTCATGCACACCTCACACCAGTTCCTCCTGCTGAGCAGCCCTCCCGCCAAGGAGGCTCGGTTCCGGACCGCCAAGAAGCTCTATGGCAGCACCTTTGCCTTCCA TGGGTCCCACATTGAGAACTGGCATTCGATCCTGCGCAATGGGCTGGTCAATGCATCCTACACCAAGCTGCAG